A genome region from Gigantopelta aegis isolate Gae_Host chromosome 3, Gae_host_genome, whole genome shotgun sequence includes the following:
- the LOC121369245 gene encoding THUMP domain-containing protein 3-like: MAAPSDDMMDKENVPEFVEIEATVATGFEQTARDEAEEKLGAELRTGRGKIIMRLPLNDAFKVLNLGCIDNIRVVMTTKKNFEFSRNELECMRRLREIVRDVEWDSGLRVWGKVYTFAHPIAAVPDEIPESLGEPFIVSRERQPKKQKDKKVNKDKFQNRQKEKEQNRKQKETKKPKAKVEDGKGEALEAGDAVAGQFDDVENDQGKAGSAAGGECGDGAGDKTEDITAAETPGEVSSVEDVKLQEVSEGKEEQSVAMEEEDATVPEEKNPEEKDTVLPGEENTKLPEEKNATVVDQDSKTGEPSTEDDNINCVPTKSAQDEDKESQPESSATGMDDSQEAPEQKKKKVDPTKPTFRVTCNRTGEGHSFDSMCAAANFGDAVQTYFGWNVDMKNFDIEVILNIEDRDVSVGIGLTKQSLHRRNLSSFGPTTLRPTIAYNMLRLCKIHPGDVVCDPMCGSGSIPIQSAISWPWGYHLSGDNFPKACERTLENIGSLNTLYKEQNKRPISLDVMQWDVCNMPLRDSSVDIFITDLPFGKRMGSKFNNMNLYPAALTEMARVCRPGWGRACFLTVDKKCMIKTMQSMVIRRYWQRRMILGINLGGLAAGVFLLTRTDFPFISETPWPSVSDASKKTSDKPVEQSTPNSKQMSAERMAAIRMAQNLTNRPWKKPSESASSENKKTYVMQRPQADYRLEENNMRTKPTSNNQPASAGDDDITELKSSSEAVCDADKELMESNSKPATEAEVEKP, encoded by the exons atggctgcgcccagcGACGACATGATGGACAAAGAAAATGTTCCCGAATTTGTTGAAATAGAAGCGACGGTAGCAACTGGATTTGAACAGACTGCTAGAGATGAAGCTGAAGAAAAGCTTGGTGCAGAGCTAAGGACAGGACGAGGAAAAATCATAATGAGACTACCTCTAAACGATGCTTTCAAA GTACTGAATCTGGGATGCATCGACAATATCCGTGTGGTGATGACGACAAAGAAGAATTTTGAGTTTTCAAGGAACGAG TTGGAGTGTATGCGGAGACTAAGAGAGATTGTTAGAGATGTTGAATGGGACAGTGGATTAAGAGTGTGGGGAAAAGTCTACACATTTGCCCATCCTATAGCAGCAGTTCCTGATGAGATCCCAGAAAGTCTCGGGGAGCCGTTCATCGTCTCCCGTGAACGGCAGCCCAAGAAGCAGAAGGATAAGAAGGTAAACAAGGACAAATTTCAAAATCGCCAGAAAGAAAAGGAGCAGAACCGAAAACAGAAGGAAACGAAAAAGCCAAAAGCTAAAGTAGAAGATGGAAAAGGTGAAGCTCTAGAGGCCGGTGATGCTGTTGCGGGACAGTTTGATGATGTGGAGAATGACCAGGGTAAAGCAGGGTCAGCAGCAGGTGGTGAGTGCGGTGATGGTGCTGGAGATAAAACTGAAGATATCACAGCTGCAGAGACACCCGGTGAGGTGTCATCAGTGGAAGATGTCAAACTGCAGGAAGTATCTGAAGGTAAAGAAGAGCAGTCAGTGGCAATGGAGGAAGAAGATGCCACAGTACCAGAGGAAAAGAATCCTGAGGAGAAGGATACTGTGCTACCAGGAGAAGAGAATACTAAGCTGCCAGAGGAAAAGAATGCCACGGTAGTAGATCAAGACTCTAAGACTGGTGAACCTTCTACTGAAGATGACAACATCAACTGTGTTCCCACCAAGTCAGCTCAAGACGAAGACAAAGAATCTCAACCTGAGTCGTCTGCTACAGGAATGGACGACAGCCAGGAAGCTCCTGagcaaaagaagaagaaagttgATCCAACGAAACCTACATTCCGTGTGACCTGTAACCGGACCGGTGAGGGTCACAGCTTTGATTCCATGTGTGCCGCTGCCAATTTTGGCGATGCTGTTCAGACGTATTTTGGTTGGAACGTCGACATGAAGAATTTCGACATCGAGGTGATACTGAATATTGAGGACCGCGACGTTTCCGTGGGGATTGGATTGACCAAACAGAGTCTGCATCGACGTAACCTCTCCAGCTTCGGACCAACCACGCTCAGACCAACTATTGCTTATAATATGCTCAG GTTGTGCAAGATCCACCCAGGGGACGTTGTTTGTGATCCTATGTGTGGCAGTGGAAGCATTCCCATCCAG AGTGCCATAAGCTGGCCGTGGGGTTATCACTTGAGTGGAGACAATTTCCCGAAAGCCTGTGAGCGAACGCTGGAGAACATCGGTAGCCTGAACACGCTGTACAAAGAGCAGAACAA GAGGCCGATTTCCCTGGATGTTATGCAGTGGGATGTTTGTAACATGCCTCTACGGGACAGCAGCGTGGACATCTTCATCACAGACCTC ccCTTTGGCAAAAG GATGGGGTCAAAGTTCAACAACATGAACTTGTATCCTGCTGCTTTAACTGAGATGGCGCGAGTTTGTCGCCCAGGGTGGGGCAGAGCCTGTTTCCTCACAGTAGACAAGAAGTGTATGATAAAG acGATGCAGTCTATGGTCATTCGCCGATACTGGCAGCGACGCATGATTCTTGGCATCAACCTGGGAGGTCTAGCTGCCGGCGTCTTCCTCCTCACCAGGACAGATTTTCCTTTCATTTCCGAAACGCCATGGCCCAGCGTGTCTGACGCATCAAAAAAAACTTCAGACAAACCAGTCGAGCAATCGACACCCAACAGTAAACAGATGTCGGCCGAGAGAATGGCGGCTATACGGATGGCCCAGAATCTCACCAACAGGCCGTGGAAGAAGCCATCGGAAAGTGCCAGTTCGGAAAATAAGAAAACCTACGTGATGCAGCGACCACAGGCTGATTACAGACTGGAGGAAAATAACATGAGGACCAAACCGACATCGAATAACCAGCCAGCGTCTGCAGGTGATGATGACATTACAGAGTTGAAATCAAGCAGTGAAGCAGTTTGTGATGCCGATAAAGAGTTGATGGAATCAAACAGCAAGCCAGCAACTGAAGCTGAAGTCGAAAAGCCGTGA